In a single window of the Paenibacillus sp. MMS20-IR301 genome:
- the mreD gene encoding rod shape-determining protein MreD encodes MNMRRSVLVLLLILLFMLEDTVLPWLMPDAWEMRIIPNLVFIVILFVTVYHHRHTALILGLSFGMLHDVVFYGRILGAHSFAMGLSAYLIGLVFQIPRAPLPLMMGVVLLGSLLEDSVLFAIYSVFNLGQQSYNWALLHHMLPTMLFHFAAALLLYIPLRRQLELLKKETRKEEAA; translated from the coding sequence GTGAATATGCGCAGATCCGTGCTAGTCTTGTTGCTGATTCTATTGTTTATGCTGGAAGATACGGTTCTCCCCTGGCTGATGCCTGATGCCTGGGAGATGCGGATCATTCCGAATCTTGTGTTTATCGTAATCCTCTTTGTAACGGTATATCATCACCGTCATACGGCTCTTATTCTCGGATTATCCTTCGGTATGCTGCATGATGTGGTGTTCTACGGGCGCATTCTGGGCGCGCACTCCTTCGCAATGGGATTGTCTGCTTACCTGATCGGCCTGGTATTTCAGATTCCGCGTGCCCCGCTGCCGCTGATGATGGGGGTAGTGCTGCTTGGCAGCCTGCTGGAGGACAGCGTACTTTTTGCTATATACAGTGTCTTCAATCTCGGCCAGCAATCCTATAACTGGGCGCTTCTGCACCATATGCTGCCTACTATGCTGTTTCATTTTGCTGCCGCTTTGCTGCTCTACATTCCGCTCCGGCGCCAGCTGGAGCTACTGAAGAAAGAGACCCGCAAAGAGGAAGCGGCCTGA
- a CDS encoding glycosyltransferase family 4 protein: MRDQLLFISAENPFPQDSGGKLRTGNILNIVLAKYDVDLLTYRGSGTDTAETAIPSLTVHEVKRTMSYRKAMLRSLYTWRNCSYMSHADVDMKEKIRELCGGHAYSHVFISHSLLGSCIDIVRSCLPGAVIVADAHNYESGLSAQLAGRKKGLARAFYSLNALWTRRDELRLMNKVNLLLTTSAQDGLAFKALSFRNSSKVHVIPNFIRMEEYRTNSIPPKEPWIILPGNMNYFPNINAALYFSRDIYPLIKARVPGIKWYIVGRDVHPDVAALAGKDPSIIITGYVDSVAEYIRKAQVVIAPLKEGSGTRLKILEAWALKTPVVSSSKGAEGLLYEHGANIMIADDPAAFAASVTGLLQDHEKGIVLADRAYHTLLANYEAESVRDKLLNLV; this comes from the coding sequence ATGAGAGATCAATTGTTATTCATATCTGCAGAAAACCCGTTTCCGCAGGATAGCGGAGGCAAGCTGAGAACAGGCAATATTCTGAATATTGTACTCGCCAAATACGATGTGGACCTCCTGACCTACCGCGGTTCAGGTACGGACACTGCGGAGACAGCCATACCGTCTCTTACAGTGCATGAAGTAAAGCGTACAATGAGTTACCGCAAAGCTATGCTCCGCTCGCTGTACACCTGGCGCAATTGCTCTTACATGAGCCATGCCGATGTGGACATGAAGGAGAAAATCCGGGAGCTCTGCGGCGGACATGCTTACAGCCATGTATTTATTTCACACAGCCTGCTCGGCAGCTGTATTGATATTGTACGAAGCTGCCTGCCCGGAGCTGTCATTGTAGCCGACGCGCATAATTATGAGAGCGGCCTGTCCGCGCAGCTGGCCGGTAGGAAGAAAGGGCTGGCCCGGGCCTTTTATTCACTCAATGCGCTGTGGACGCGCCGGGATGAGCTGAGATTGATGAATAAGGTTAATCTTCTGCTGACTACCTCCGCGCAGGACGGCCTGGCATTCAAGGCGCTTTCCTTCCGTAATTCCTCCAAAGTCCATGTAATTCCTAACTTCATCCGTATGGAGGAATACCGGACAAACAGCATTCCCCCTAAAGAACCGTGGATTATTTTACCGGGTAATATGAACTATTTTCCTAATATTAACGCTGCTTTATATTTCTCCCGTGACATTTATCCGCTCATTAAGGCAAGGGTCCCGGGAATCAAATGGTATATTGTCGGCCGGGATGTTCATCCTGATGTAGCCGCTCTGGCCGGGAAGGATCCGTCTATCATCATTACCGGGTATGTGGACAGTGTAGCCGAGTATATAAGAAAGGCGCAGGTAGTCATTGCTCCTCTGAAGGAAGGCAGCGGAACGCGGCTGAAGATTCTCGAGGCCTGGGCCCTCAAGACTCCCGTAGTCTCAAGCAGCAAGGGGGCAGAGGGGCTGCTCTATGAGCATGGGGCCAATATTATGATCGCCGATGACCCGGCAGCTTTTGCCGCCAGTGTGACCGGGCTGCTCCAGGATCATGAGAAGGGGATTGTGCTGGCAGACCGCGCCTATCATACTTTGCTGGCAAATTACGAAGCGGAGAGCGTCAGGGATAAGCTTCTTAATTTGGTATAA
- a CDS encoding rod shape-determining protein, whose product MLGGFTKDLGIDLGTANTLVYVRGKGIVVREPSVVAINTDTKTIEAVGESAKKMIGRTPGNIRAIRPMKDGVIADFDTTATMIKYFIRQAQKQRSMFQRHPNVMVCVPSGITAVEQRAVEDATKQAGAREAYIIEEPFAAAIGADLPVWEPTGSMVVDIGGGTTEVAVISLGGIVTSRSVRVAGDEADESIIQYIKRQYNLMIGERTSEQLKMDVGSALPLEKAETMEIRGRDLVTGLPKTLTITSDEICEALSDTVNAIVDAVKVTLEKCPPELAADIMDRGIVLTGGGALLRNLDKLLARETGMPVIVAENPLDCVAIGTGKALENIHLFKSRSSSSLRSKR is encoded by the coding sequence ATGTTAGGTGGTTTCACGAAAGATTTAGGAATTGATTTGGGGACAGCGAATACGCTTGTCTATGTGCGCGGTAAAGGTATCGTAGTCAGAGAGCCTTCCGTGGTAGCTATTAACACTGATACTAAGACGATTGAAGCTGTAGGCGAGTCTGCCAAAAAGATGATCGGCCGCACACCGGGGAACATTCGTGCCATCCGTCCGATGAAGGACGGGGTTATCGCTGATTTTGACACTACAGCAACTATGATTAAATATTTCATCCGCCAGGCCCAGAAGCAGCGTTCCATGTTCCAGAGGCACCCGAATGTCATGGTCTGTGTTCCGTCCGGAATTACAGCCGTTGAACAGCGTGCGGTTGAAGATGCAACGAAGCAGGCGGGAGCGCGTGAGGCCTACATTATCGAAGAGCCTTTTGCAGCTGCCATCGGTGCCGATCTGCCCGTATGGGAGCCTACAGGAAGCATGGTCGTGGATATCGGCGGGGGGACAACTGAAGTAGCCGTAATCTCGCTCGGCGGTATTGTAACAAGCCGTTCTGTACGGGTTGCCGGTGATGAAGCGGATGAATCCATCATCCAGTACATCAAGCGCCAGTACAATCTTATGATCGGGGAACGCACCTCCGAGCAGCTGAAGATGGATGTAGGCTCGGCTCTGCCGCTGGAGAAGGCGGAAACGATGGAAATCCGCGGACGGGATCTCGTGACCGGACTGCCGAAGACGCTGACCATTACCTCGGATGAGATTTGTGAAGCTTTGTCGGATACGGTTAATGCTATTGTTGATGCTGTAAAAGTTACGCTGGAGAAATGTCCGCCTGAGCTTGCGGCTGACATCATGGACCGCGGCATTGTGCTTACGGGCGGCGGCGCACTCCTGCGCAATCTGGACAAGCTGCTGGCGCGCGAGACAGGAATGCCGGTTATCGTTGCTGAGAATCCGCTGGACTGTGTAGCTATCGGCACGGGGAAGGCGCTGGAGAATATTCACCTGTTCAAGAGCCGCAGCAGCTCCAGCCTCCGTTCCAAGCGCTAG
- a CDS encoding GGDEF domain-containing protein produces the protein MDVQLDIETLLYLFILGNLFSALLITFYRYHFSKDTGSILFIISKWIQVVYWSSILLWDCIPQTAAIPLSNALILAGGGLEITSLLKLMGMLDRKAKLYYSGLAAGSILSFAIIILFFNHANLRVASTSLWVLLFVIYPGYRLKTAKGRTPLQNILGSIFYSVAAVMLLRTFVALFVEPGMGPLTANPAQYLYYMGMFIMLAGGIAAFVMLSNEHSYEKLKRIATYDSLTGILGRRAFLLEAELKLALAARKQECCSLLLLDLDHFKKVNDTYGHDNGDKVLQDFALTIEGALDNGDLFGRVGGEEFAIMLCGQDVQSSSLKAEELREAVKAASVHGLACLYTVSIGIITVLPDQQTGLSTLFKLSDRALYQAKQEGRDRVVRAG, from the coding sequence ATGGACGTTCAGCTAGATATTGAGACCTTGTTATATTTGTTCATTCTGGGGAATTTATTTTCCGCGCTGCTGATTACTTTTTACCGCTATCATTTCTCCAAGGATACGGGCTCTATTCTGTTTATTATTTCCAAGTGGATTCAAGTTGTCTATTGGAGCTCTATTCTGCTGTGGGATTGTATTCCGCAGACGGCTGCCATACCGCTCAGCAATGCGCTGATCTTAGCCGGAGGCGGACTGGAAATAACATCACTGCTTAAGCTGATGGGAATGCTGGACCGCAAGGCCAAGCTCTATTATTCAGGGCTGGCTGCAGGGAGTATCCTCAGCTTTGCTATAATTATCCTGTTCTTCAATCATGCCAATCTGCGGGTAGCCTCGACCTCATTGTGGGTGCTGCTGTTTGTGATATATCCCGGATACCGCCTGAAAACAGCTAAGGGACGGACGCCTCTGCAGAACATTCTGGGCAGTATATTCTACTCCGTTGCCGCCGTAATGCTGCTGCGCACCTTCGTTGCCCTGTTCGTAGAACCGGGGATGGGACCGCTGACAGCTAATCCGGCGCAGTATTTATATTATATGGGGATGTTCATCATGCTGGCCGGAGGCATTGCTGCGTTCGTTATGCTCTCAAATGAGCATTCTTACGAGAAGCTGAAGCGTATAGCCACCTATGACAGCCTCACCGGTATTCTTGGCCGCAGGGCGTTCCTGCTGGAGGCCGAGCTGAAGCTGGCTCTGGCAGCGAGGAAGCAGGAATGCTGTTCCCTGCTGCTGCTGGATCTGGATCATTTCAAAAAAGTGAATGATACCTACGGGCATGATAACGGCGACAAGGTGCTCCAGGACTTCGCGCTGACTATTGAGGGCGCTCTGGATAACGGTGACCTGTTCGGCCGGGTAGGCGGCGAAGAGTTCGCCATCATGCTGTGCGGTCAGGATGTGCAGAGCAGCAGCCTCAAGGCAGAAGAGCTGCGGGAAGCCGTCAAGGCGGCCTCGGTGCACGGATTAGCCTGCCTGTATACCGTAAGCATCGGCATCATTACAGTACTGCCGGATCAGCAGACCGGTTTAAGTACCTTATTCAAGCTCAGCGACCGGGCGCTCTACCAGGCGAAGCAGGAGGGAAGAGACCGGGTGGTCAGAGCCGGATAA
- a CDS encoding glycosyltransferase, with protein sequence MRERMLFLSAQSHYPEDIEGEIRTENFLDILLQRFDIDLLEYCHCRKDLPAQPRPELTVHRVKRAMAPRRPMLVPLNKLRSYSPLVRTDKTLRAELTEKCRLNAYTHVFISYCMLGNCLDVVASLLPEAVIITDAHRYGSRTLESRTAGKRGISNGYHKLGAALMRREERRLMNKTSLLLTATEWDALSFKAVSFADAGKVHVVPPYINLNEPKYNAAEIAPRDHSVVLHWNMHTSQGKSAALLFLKKVYPLVKAAVPDFVCRIISDKVHPEIAALAGPDAAIELVAGAGQTAEYIRRASAVVTSLRDGCGGVIKILEAWALRTPVVCGPRGAEDLICEPGRDILLAGTTAGFADELVKLLMAPELGSIIADQAYRTLEKHYSADGVKEKVLSLV encoded by the coding sequence ATGAGAGAGAGAATGCTGTTCCTGTCAGCCCAGAGTCATTACCCCGAAGATATAGAAGGAGAAATCCGGACAGAGAATTTTCTTGATATTCTGCTGCAGCGGTTTGATATTGACCTGCTGGAGTATTGCCATTGCCGCAAGGACTTGCCGGCCCAGCCCAGACCTGAGCTGACAGTGCACCGGGTTAAGCGGGCTATGGCCCCGCGCAGGCCGATGCTGGTACCGCTTAACAAGCTGCGGTCCTATTCTCCGCTGGTCCGTACGGACAAGACCCTGCGGGCTGAACTCACGGAGAAATGCCGCTTGAATGCTTATACCCATGTGTTCATTTCATACTGTATGCTCGGGAACTGTCTCGACGTTGTAGCCTCACTGCTGCCGGAAGCGGTCATTATTACCGATGCGCACCGGTACGGCAGCAGAACCCTGGAGAGCAGGACGGCAGGGAAACGCGGCATCAGCAACGGCTATCACAAACTCGGGGCCGCCCTGATGCGCCGGGAAGAGCGCAGGCTGATGAACAAGACCAGCCTGCTGCTGACCGCTACGGAGTGGGATGCCCTTTCCTTCAAAGCGGTATCCTTTGCGGATGCAGGCAAGGTGCATGTGGTTCCGCCCTATATCAACCTGAATGAGCCTAAGTATAATGCCGCTGAAATTGCCCCCAGGGATCATTCGGTTGTGCTCCATTGGAACATGCATACCAGTCAGGGCAAGAGTGCTGCGCTCCTCTTCCTGAAGAAGGTATACCCGCTGGTTAAGGCGGCGGTGCCGGACTTCGTGTGCCGGATCATCAGCGATAAAGTGCATCCGGAGATTGCGGCGCTGGCCGGCCCGGATGCTGCAATTGAGCTCGTGGCAGGAGCGGGCCAGACAGCGGAATACATCCGGCGGGCCAGCGCTGTGGTTACTTCACTGCGTGACGGCTGCGGCGGGGTAATCAAGATACTTGAGGCTTGGGCACTGCGCACTCCTGTAGTATGCGGCCCGAGAGGGGCGGAGGATCTGATCTGTGAGCCGGGCCGGGATATTCTGCTTGCGGGAACGACGGCAGGCTTCGCGGATGAACTGGTGAAGCTGCTGATGGCGCCGGAGCTGGGCTCCATTATTGCCGACCAGGCCTACCGGACGCTGGAGAAGCACTATTCTGCCGACGGTGTGAAGGAGAAAGTGCTCAGTCTGGTGTGA
- a CDS encoding DUF4321 domain-containing protein: MKKKNVGTLLLFLILGWLAGAWIAKLLEPVKALSFLTTSTVLKWSPQADLDIITYDITIQLKLCLLSLAGIITAVWLYRRL, translated from the coding sequence ATGAAGAAGAAAAATGTAGGAACACTGCTGTTATTTCTTATTCTGGGCTGGCTGGCAGGAGCATGGATTGCCAAGCTGCTGGAACCTGTGAAAGCTTTGTCTTTTCTTACAACCTCGACTGTACTTAAGTGGTCACCGCAAGCCGATTTGGACATCATAACCTACGACATCACTATTCAATTGAAATTGTGCCTGCTCAGTCTTGCGGGTATTATAACAGCTGTATGGCTGTACCGCAGGCTGTAG
- the minC gene encoding septum site-determining protein MinC: protein MTVKSKHVRIKGIKDGLVFLLDDKCPFEDLLSELRYKLEHSHQNILTGPIVHVDIKLGSRSVTEEDKDAVLDILKSQGNLLVRSVEALENPVEKDPDALFLMSGIVRSGQVLHHDGNLLFLGDVNPGGSVTCSGDIYILGALRGMAHAGVDGNQEAVIAASLLSPTQLRIADIISRPPDEWGTRESSMEYAYLASGAMQIDKIHNIVKLRQGLNVFKGV, encoded by the coding sequence ATGACAGTTAAATCCAAGCATGTAAGGATTAAGGGCATCAAGGATGGCCTGGTATTCCTGTTAGACGACAAGTGTCCCTTTGAAGATCTGTTAAGCGAACTCCGGTATAAGCTGGAGCACAGCCACCAAAATATTCTGACCGGACCGATTGTGCATGTGGATATTAAGCTGGGCAGCCGCTCAGTAACCGAAGAAGATAAAGACGCGGTTCTGGATATTCTCAAAAGCCAGGGGAATCTGCTGGTCCGGTCCGTTGAAGCACTGGAGAATCCGGTGGAGAAGGATCCGGACGCCTTGTTCCTGATGAGCGGAATTGTCCGTTCCGGACAGGTGCTGCATCACGACGGCAACCTGCTGTTCCTCGGTGATGTCAATCCGGGAGGGTCGGTTACCTGTTCGGGGGATATCTATATTCTTGGAGCACTGCGGGGAATGGCGCATGCCGGGGTAGACGGCAACCAGGAGGCGGTCATTGCAGCCTCTCTGCTGTCACCTACCCAGCTCCGGATAGCGGATATTATCAGCAGGCCGCCGGATGAATGGGGAACCCGGGAGAGCAGCATGGAATATGCCTATCTGGCAAGCGGGGCTATGCAGATCGACAAAATTCATAATATAGTTAAATTACGTCAGGGTTTAAATGTGTTCAAAGGGGTGTAG
- the mreC gene encoding rod shape-determining protein MreC, whose product MLKLFKLFNNKRLFILLITLVMFIVVMGFSLGTRKALSWPENFVRDTTGFVQNLFYKPAGYVAGLFQDIGNLHDLAEENKELKILAAQYARDKAQYNFIKAENERLQELNNFTEAQKLIYHYEYHIAQVLSISTEPSNSTVVINLGSKDGVKQNMSVISVDGLVGVVSNVSNFTSTVKLMTMMDINDPNSQSPISATVLNKEGETFGMIESYDQQTGMLMMNKIPAGNPVAKGDTIISSGIGGLYPRGLTIGTVESVEIGKFGLTSTAVVKPLAGFQDWKELIVVFTEERAE is encoded by the coding sequence GTGTTGAAACTGTTTAAGCTGTTTAACAATAAACGTCTATTTATATTGCTGATTACACTGGTCATGTTCATCGTTGTAATGGGCTTCAGCCTGGGGACAAGAAAAGCCCTGTCCTGGCCGGAGAACTTTGTCAGGGATACGACCGGTTTCGTGCAGAATTTGTTCTACAAGCCCGCTGGATACGTAGCGGGCTTGTTCCAAGATATCGGCAATCTGCATGACCTGGCAGAGGAGAACAAGGAGCTCAAAATCCTGGCTGCCCAATACGCCAGGGATAAGGCGCAGTACAATTTCATCAAGGCCGAGAATGAACGGCTGCAGGAGCTTAATAATTTTACTGAAGCGCAGAAGCTGATTTATCACTATGAATATCATATTGCCCAGGTGCTTAGCATAAGTACGGAACCGAGCAACAGTACAGTTGTGATTAATCTGGGGTCCAAGGACGGCGTGAAGCAGAATATGTCTGTGATTTCAGTGGATGGCCTGGTAGGGGTAGTCAGCAACGTCAGCAACTTTACCTCAACGGTGAAGCTGATGACGATGATGGATATTAATGATCCGAATTCCCAGTCACCGATTTCAGCAACAGTGCTTAATAAGGAAGGCGAGACCTTCGGGATGATCGAGAGCTATGACCAGCAGACCGGAATGCTGATGATGAACAAGATTCCTGCAGGCAATCCGGTCGCCAAGGGAGATACGATTATATCTTCAGGAATTGGTGGACTCTATCCCCGCGGGCTGACGATCGGAACCGTAGAGAGTGTTGAAATCGGGAAATTCGGATTAACCTCTACTGCAGTCGTTAAGCCGCTGGCCGGATTCCAGGACTGGAAGGAACTGATCGTTGTCTTTACGGAGGAGCGTGCCGAATAG
- a CDS encoding GGDEF domain-containing protein, with product MPASLDFATLLACLFFGNFFTVLLILAYRSHYPNERTTLLFLTAKVLQLIIMTLLMLWQYNHFRFAIPVIVLLNLAGGMIEIFALLKLLEVYSSRIKRIYYAVTGSIALCLLLLYLLRSDIQLLVASAALAGALLLVYPAYILGWKVRKTPLQEIMGLLYGIVILSLLGMASRLFYLPPAESHAGEWVQFLYYIGIYLLMFLGTAGFMLLSREQSYAELERVATYDELTGILNRRAFVLRARPLIAAAAREFTPFSFLLLDVDHFKQVNDTYGHDTGDRVLQDFARRIEQQLGNGDLFGRFGGEEFAVLLHRSDEAESGETAERLRQAVHDATIEGIPLSYTVSIGLITIVSGERVPLNTLYKLSDTALYQAKQQGRDRVVRSYG from the coding sequence ATGCCTGCCAGTCTGGATTTCGCAACACTGCTGGCTTGCCTTTTTTTCGGCAATTTTTTTACGGTTCTGCTCATTCTGGCTTACCGTTCGCATTATCCGAATGAACGCACAACCTTGCTGTTCCTTACAGCCAAAGTGCTGCAGCTGATCATTATGACCCTGCTGATGCTTTGGCAATATAATCATTTCAGATTCGCCATACCTGTCATTGTTCTCCTGAATCTGGCCGGAGGCATGATTGAAATCTTCGCGCTGCTGAAGCTGCTGGAGGTTTACTCCAGCCGGATTAAGCGGATTTATTATGCGGTTACCGGAAGCATAGCGCTTTGCCTGCTGCTGCTGTACCTGCTGCGTTCCGATATTCAGCTGCTGGTTGCCTCGGCTGCCCTGGCCGGAGCACTGCTGCTGGTTTATCCTGCCTATATTCTCGGCTGGAAGGTAAGAAAGACTCCGTTGCAGGAAATTATGGGCCTGCTGTACGGGATTGTCATACTGTCGCTGCTGGGCATGGCGAGCAGGCTGTTCTATCTTCCGCCTGCAGAATCACACGCCGGAGAGTGGGTGCAGTTTCTTTACTATATCGGAATCTATCTGCTCATGTTCCTTGGAACCGCCGGGTTCATGCTGCTCTCCCGGGAGCAGTCTTATGCGGAGCTGGAGCGTGTTGCCACCTACGATGAGCTTACCGGCATACTTAACCGCAGAGCCTTCGTGCTGCGTGCCCGGCCGCTGATTGCTGCTGCTGCCAGGGAATTCACCCCGTTTTCTTTCCTGCTGCTGGATGTGGACCATTTCAAGCAGGTGAATGATACGTACGGCCATGACACGGGTGACAGGGTGCTGCAGGACTTTGCCCGCAGAATTGAGCAGCAGCTGGGAAACGGCGACCTGTTCGGAAGATTTGGCGGTGAGGAGTTTGCCGTGCTGCTGCACCGGTCGGATGAGGCGGAAAGCGGGGAGACCGCAGAGCGGCTGCGCCAGGCAGTGCATGATGCCACAATTGAAGGCATTCCGCTCTCGTATACGGTCAGTATCGGCCTGATCACGATTGTCTCGGGTGAGCGGGTACCGCTTAATACGCTATACAAGCTAAGCGATACCGCGCTTTACCAGGCGAAGCAGCAGGGAAGAGACCGTGTCGTCAGAAGCTACGGATAA
- a CDS encoding SPOR domain-containing protein, with product MTFRFDRETDTRISDPAVRRSTSVPGTAPETERRGQAENSGPALQPRADRYILDMERVELPGAAEVSYMKPPGPRRRNWDEPDERGGYDNGYDEEMEPGYVQYSQPVNHAGRYGGSYRTRRPSYWWKLALSVAGALGTGVLLGFAALSFIGSGGTDTGSRVVQPAAEQSPGAVDEAVSGITGLSITGSGGEAAAQVPVMVAAQSYYLLQYGVFSTPAGAAQAQQELLAAGLAAGLDPADGNRVYAGISPDREQAKLLSSGLKNQGIELYVREVPLPPVSEVNYGGTADAVNEYFAVSGKLLSELSALSASLLSGTGSAADNQAVSDLHMQWTQAVKQLEPGLSAEGQGISLGLEKSMSRGIAALNEYGKNRAEGLLWEVQEAMMSFLTGQKSLLAGMS from the coding sequence ATGACATTCAGATTTGACCGGGAGACAGATACCCGTATCAGTGATCCGGCAGTACGCCGGAGTACCAGTGTGCCTGGTACGGCTCCGGAGACGGAGCGGCGGGGGCAGGCGGAGAATAGCGGGCCGGCGCTGCAGCCCCGGGCAGACAGATATATTCTTGACATGGAGCGGGTAGAGCTGCCGGGAGCTGCTGAAGTTTCGTATATGAAACCTCCGGGCCCGCGCCGCCGGAACTGGGATGAGCCTGATGAACGCGGCGGGTATGACAATGGCTATGACGAGGAGATGGAACCGGGGTATGTGCAGTACAGCCAGCCCGTTAACCATGCGGGCAGATACGGCGGCTCTTACCGTACACGCCGGCCTTCTTACTGGTGGAAGCTTGCCCTGTCGGTTGCCGGCGCGCTGGGAACGGGAGTACTGCTCGGCTTTGCAGCCCTGTCCTTTATCGGCAGCGGAGGCACAGATACCGGTAGCAGGGTCGTCCAGCCCGCTGCGGAGCAGAGCCCCGGTGCTGTGGATGAAGCCGTGTCCGGCATCACCGGCCTCTCCATCACCGGCTCCGGAGGAGAAGCAGCCGCGCAGGTGCCGGTGATGGTCGCAGCGCAGAGTTATTATCTGCTGCAGTACGGCGTCTTCAGCACACCGGCCGGTGCGGCACAGGCCCAGCAGGAACTGCTGGCTGCAGGTCTTGCAGCGGGTCTGGATCCTGCAGACGGCAACCGGGTGTATGCCGGAATATCTCCTGACCGCGAGCAGGCCAAGCTGCTCAGCAGCGGCCTGAAGAACCAGGGCATAGAGCTGTATGTACGCGAAGTGCCGTTGCCTCCGGTAAGCGAGGTCAATTACGGCGGGACGGCGGATGCGGTGAATGAATATTTTGCTGTAAGCGGCAAGCTGTTAAGTGAACTCAGCGCCCTGTCCGCTTCGCTGCTGAGCGGTACAGGCAGCGCGGCAGACAACCAGGCGGTGAGCGACCTTCATATGCAGTGGACCCAGGCGGTCAAGCAGCTGGAGCCGGGGCTGTCTGCGGAGGGACAGGGCATATCCCTCGGGCTGGAGAAATCCATGAGCCGGGGAATTGCCGCACTGAACGAGTACGGCAAGAACCGGGCAGAGGGGCTGCTCTGGGAAGTGCAGGAAGCGATGATGAGCTTTCTGACCGGCCAGAAAAGCCTGCTTGCCGGCATGAGCTGA
- a CDS encoding Maf family protein produces MIILASGSPRRRELLASLGLPFEVLASDADESTPPDWTPETIVRNLALRKAEAVIPAAGDRDAVIVGSDTIVVLDGQVLGKPVDAEDSAAMLSMLQGRTHQVYTGVACIGLAEGRTLVEHRRTSVTMRAMSKAEISAYIATGEPADKAGSYAIQGLGATLVEEIEGCYFNVVGLPLSLLSSMLSGFGITVLNGQG; encoded by the coding sequence ATGATTATTCTTGCTTCGGGTTCACCGCGGCGGCGCGAACTATTAGCCTCGCTAGGCCTGCCTTTTGAGGTTCTGGCCAGTGATGCTGACGAGAGTACGCCGCCGGACTGGACGCCGGAGACCATTGTGCGGAATCTGGCTCTGCGCAAAGCGGAGGCGGTAATTCCTGCTGCCGGAGACCGTGATGCCGTAATCGTCGGCAGCGACACCATTGTTGTGCTTGACGGTCAGGTGCTCGGCAAGCCGGTGGACGCAGAGGATAGCGCTGCTATGCTGTCCATGCTTCAGGGCCGCACACACCAGGTGTACACCGGAGTAGCCTGTATCGGTCTTGCTGAAGGCCGGACTCTGGTAGAACACCGGAGAACGTCTGTAACCATGAGAGCAATGAGCAAAGCTGAAATCTCTGCTTACATAGCGACCGGAGAGCCTGCCGACAAAGCCGGCTCTTATGCGATACAAGGGCTGGGCGCAACACTGGTGGAAGAAATTGAAGGATGTTATTTTAACGTGGTCGGACTGCCGTTATCGCTGCTTAGCAGCATGTTGTCCGGGTTTGGCATTACGGTGCTGAACGGGCAGGGCTGA
- the radC gene encoding DNA repair protein RadC, whose amino-acid sequence MEPQTLLLRDLPHEERPRERMMHYGAESLSQAELLAILLRTGAHRESAIHIAQRLLGIAGGLRGLADLSIEELTSIKGIGPAKAVQLKAGIELGRRMANSRLAEPVIIRSPQDAAEILTEQLRYLQKEHFICLFLNTKNHVIAQETLSMGSLNASIVHPREVFRAAMKCSSAAIICAHNHPSGDPAPSPEDISLTSRLMQAGEIVGIDVLDHLVIGDSSYVSLKEKGYM is encoded by the coding sequence ATGGAGCCGCAAACATTATTGCTGCGTGACCTCCCCCATGAAGAACGACCACGAGAGCGCATGATGCATTATGGGGCGGAATCATTAAGTCAAGCGGAGCTGCTGGCTATATTGCTGCGTACTGGTGCGCACCGTGAATCAGCTATTCACATCGCCCAGCGGCTGCTGGGTATAGCCGGCGGCCTCCGCGGACTGGCGGACCTAAGCATTGAAGAATTGACATCAATTAAAGGCATCGGCCCGGCCAAGGCCGTGCAATTGAAAGCAGGCATAGAGCTGGGAAGGCGCATGGCGAATTCCCGGCTTGCAGAGCCGGTGATTATCCGCAGTCCCCAGGACGCGGCGGAGATTCTGACCGAGCAGCTGCGTTATTTGCAGAAGGAGCATTTTATCTGTCTGTTCCTGAATACAAAGAATCATGTTATTGCGCAGGAAACATTGTCCATGGGCAGCCTTAATGCCTCCATTGTGCATCCCCGCGAGGTGTTCCGGGCAGCCATGAAATGCAGCAGCGCAGCTATTATATGCGCACATAACCATCCGAGCGGTGATCCGGCGCCAAGTCCGGAAGATATCTCACTGACCTCAAGGCTGATGCAGGCCGGCGAAATTGTCGGCATTGATGTGCTGGATCATCTGGTTATCGGCGACAGCAGCTACGTAAGTTTGAAAGAAAAAGGGTATATGTAA